The genome window TTCCGGCCGATCAGCAGATCCTGCACGTCCTTTCCAAGGAATTCTCGGTGGACGATCAAACGAGCATCCGCGATCCGATCGGAATGACAGGAGTTCGACTCGAAGCCGAAGTTCACATAGTAACCGCGGGTATAACAGCAATTCATAATTTAGAAAAATGTGTTGAATCATCGGGGCTCGCCTGCGAGGTCATGATTCTTTCCAGCCTTGCCTCTTCCGAAGCCGTCTTAACTTCGGGAGAAAAGGATTTAGGAACCGCTGTTCTAGACATAGGCGCGGGAATCTGCGATCTGATCGTTTACGTGGACGGTGGAATTTCGTATTCTTCCGTGATTCCGTTCGGAGGAATCAACGTCACAAGCGACATTTCCATCGGACTCAAAACGACATTGGAAACCGCGGAACTTCTCAAAAAAAGATACGGTCATACCGTCCTTTCGGAAATCGATCCAACCGAAACGATCGAAATCCCTCCGATCAGCGGAAGACCCGCAAGACAAGTTCTTAGAGAAGAACTCGTTTCCATAATCGAACCGAGAATGCGGGAAATCTTCGAAATGGCGGATCGTGAGCTGGAAAAGTCCGGCAAAAAAGGACTTCTCGCGGGAGGAGTGATTCTTACCGGAGGAGGAAGCCTTCTGGAAGGAATCGACACTCTCGCCGAGGACGTGTTTCGTCTAACGGCATCCAGGGCAAGACCGGGCGGAATCAGCGGACTTGCGGAAAAAGCGTCTTCTCCCGAATTTTCGACGGTGATCGGAATGATCAAATACGCAGATAGAATGACGGACATGGATCAGAAATCCGTGGATCGTTCGGAAGGTTGGACGAAAAAAATCAGAAGATGGATTGAAGACAATCTTTGACCCGTTCTTTATAAGGAAAATTGAATATGATCCGTTTCGAAGAAGAATCAAAAACAAGCCCGGCAGTCATCAAGGTATTCGGAGTGGGCGGCGGCGGTATGAACGCTGTCACGAGAATGTCCAATTCCACTTTGAAAGGAGTGGAGTTCGCGATTCTCAATACGGACGAACAAGTGCTTCTTCGTTCTCCTGTGGAAAACAAAATCATCCTGGGAACCAAAGCGACACGAGGAATGGGCGCGGGCGGCGATCCCGAATTGGGTTATAAAGCCGCGGAAGAGGATAAGGAAAGAATCCAGTCCGCGGTTCGCGGAGCGGATATGGTTTTTGTCACCGCGGGAATGGGAGGCGGAACCGGAACCGGAGCCGCACCCGTGATCGCAAAGATCGCGAAAGAAATGAAATGTCTCGTCGTAGGCGTCGTCACTCTTCCCTTCTCGTTTGAAGGTAGAAGAAGAATGGAACTTGCCCGCAAAGGAATCGAACAACTTCGTTCACACGTGGACACTTTGATTCTTATCAATAACGATTCCATTTTCCGCGTCGTGGATAAAAATACGCCGATCGACCTTGCGTTTCAAGTCATCGACGATATTCTTTTGAACGCGGTACGGGGGATCAGCGACATCATCAACAATCCCGGACTCATCAACGTGGACTTTGCGGACGTCAAGGCGATCATGCGCGACACGGGCGACGCGGTGATGGGCGTGGGCGAAGGAAGCGGAGAGGGAAAGGTAAAGGAAGCGGTGGAATTCGCGATCAACAATTCGCTGTTAGACTCCACTTCGATTGCGGGAGCTTCTTCGCTTCTCATCAATGTTTCCGGCGGAAAGGATCTTACGATCTCGGATTGGAACGAGGTTTCCGGAATCATCACTTCTCAAGTCGATCCGAACGCAAACATCATCATCGGCCTTCACGAAGACGAAAATCTTTCGAACAAAATCCGCGTGACCGTGATCGCGACCGGATTCAACAAACGCTCTTCTTCCGGAAAACTGATTCAAAATCAGGATCTTGCCACGCGCGTTCAGGAGAATTACGGCTTTCAGAAAAAGGCCGTGGGTATGACGGATAACGCGGCTCCGGAAAAGAAGGATTATTTTCAAGACGATCTCGGAGAATCCAATCGGAATCCGGGTTCGTTGCGATACCGTTCTTCGAACACTTCTTCTCCAAAAGCGGAAGACTACGATATTCCGGCGTATTTAAGAAGAAACAGTTCCGGACCTTGATCGTTTTTTAAGTATTTACTTCTTTGAATTACGATTTTGACCGAATCGATTTCGAGCCAAACGAGCAGCTAAATGAGATTCAATTTTTCTTTATTAGTAACTTTGCATCCTATTTTGCGATCTCAAAAAGTATCGTAGTGATATCGACATACTTGGAAGCATGTCCGTGAATATCGATTCCAACGGGCTTTCCATTTTCATCCAGATCAACGTTTAAGTCGGAATTAATCTCTCTCGTTTCAACGGAAGGACGATTGGATAAATCGATATATATGGAATCGGTTTCTGGATAGTGAGTGATTTTCATTCTTTAAACCCTCTGTCGAAAAAGGTATTGTGAATCGTTTCGCCGTCCTCAAGTGTTATTACTCTCAGATATTTTTCGGCTTCCTCGATCCATTTCCAATGCCGGATTCTTCCGTCGTCTTGCACTTTTTTTTCAAGAGGATTTAAGATCGTTTCTTCAATCCATTCCAAACGAAGTTCCAAGCGTTTTCTTAGAACTTCGTTTTCGAAACAACGAGTGCATTTCATAATTCTATAACATTTTCTAAGAACTATTTCATTTCAAAATTTGAAAAAGACGAAGGAAATTTCGGTTATTGAACTTCTTCCTTTCCGAATTTCTTGCATTCTTTGAGATCGGAAAACTTTTCCTTTTCCAGCTCGCATTGAACCTGCTTCAAAGTTTTTTCGGACATACAACGCAAGACGATCGCACGAGACATGTCCGGCTGAAGAATTTGTTTTAACATAAGTTGCTGCATACCCGAAGGAATTTCATCCTCCGATGCCTGCGCGATCAGTTTTACGTTGTGCATTTGATTCTGCACACATTCTTCTTCTTTGGGAGTTTTTCTGCAATCGGCGAGAAACAGAAAAGATAGGACGGATATTGAAATAAGAAAAGCGGACTTACGCCCGCTTTTCCGGAAATTGAACCAATTCAAAAGGATCGGCTTATTTCGCGTTGCTTTCGTCAACAGCGTAAGTAGCTTCTACTCTTTTTCTAAGTTCTCTCAGGTAGCTTTTTTTAGCTCCGTTGATCTTCATAGCTTCTTCGTAGAGTTTGATTGCCTTTTCAAAATCACCGGTTGAGAAGTAGTAAGTTCCGAGGTTTGCTTTCGCTCCCCAAGACTGACCTTTCGCTTTTTTATCGGCTTTTTCCCACGCTTCTTTTGCTTTTTTGAAGCTTGGAGTCTCACCTTGGATTTCTTCGTAACCTTCAGTCAGAAGTTCTTTCACTTCTTCATCTTCGTCTTTTACGAAAATTTCGATCTTCTCGGTTTTAACTAAAGGAGAAAGTCTGCTCTTAATGTAAGCAGCCGCTTCGTCCAGACCTTGTCCGAAAGAATCGAGAACGGAAGGACATGCTAAGTTTCCAACGCTGTTGAAGATTTTCGCAGGGTTAGAAACGACCGCTTTCTTCACTTCGCCGGTATCAACTTTAATCAAAGTAGCATCGAGAGGAATCAGCATGTAACGAACGCCTGTCGGTTTAGAAACAGGATCGTTTCCTGTGTTCACTTCTCTACCGGTCGCCATAGAAGCTGCGAAACCTGCAACTTTCAAACCGGCCGCAACTGCGTCGATTTTGTTTTCGCTACCGCACTCGGTGTAAGGCTTTTGATAACCGATGTAAAGAATCGCTTCCGCTCCGATCAGGTTTCCGATCTTCGCTTTAGACTTAGTGATTCCAGTAAGGGAAAGAGTCGCTTCGTTCAAGATGTCGGCGCGTTTGCTAAGGTCCGTAAGCTTGTAATAGGATTCTTTGTCGAATGCCTCGAATACTTTAGAAGGCATTTGGTCGATGAAGCTGGATCCTTCTCCGAAGATCGCTTCCCAAAGACTTTTTTTAGGAGGCTCAACCGCCAAACCTACGTTACGAATCGTACCGAGGAATTTTTGAAGAGCGCGGCCTTCTTTATCTTTCGGGAATACCGGATATTCTACATCGACTGTATCTGCGCAATTTCCTAAGAACATAAGGAGAACTAGCACAGCAATTAGAGAAGATAATTTTCTCATGGTAAAGTAACACCAATCCTGTTTGATTTTGGGGATAAGGGCTCATTTAAAACTCGAAAAGAATCGTGTCAATATATTTTAGAATTGAAGGTTCAGATTTACATTTCGTTCATTCCCTGCCTCGTTTTTTTTTGATTGTATCGAGACTTCTCGCGAAAGAAATTGAAACGGAATGGATTTTGCTTCGCACAAACAAGCCGTTTGGATTCTAGTTTGGGTCGGATTCACAATGGGTTGTATCGCTTCCAAAAAAGAAGATAACAGTCGGAATCAACAACTTCTGAGCTGGCTTCTCGCTTCGGGTTCCAACCCGGTTTGCGTGGACTATTATTCTCAGGAAAATCTTTGTTTGAAATCCCCCGTTACGATCAGCGAGAAATGCTCGAGTAATGAATTGGATCGGTTCCAAAACGGAATTCAGCCTGCGAGTCTGCAGAAAAGAGAAATTTTAGAGGAACTTCTCCGCTGCTGGAGCAAGTGCAATTCCACGTTCTTTTTGAGTTATTCCTCGGGCTCTCCCTGTTCCTTTGAAACCGAGGCGGATTACGTCACCGCAAAACGTTCCGGTTCCTCAAATAGCGGGAATCTTTGGAGGCAGTGCCAGTCTAATTGTAACACGGGGATTGATTCTTCCTATCCGAAGTTAAAAGGAATTTCGACTACTACGACCTATTGGCCTTACCCATGAAAACCCTCGACGAAGTAACAAAAGCTCTGAAGAGCACCTATATGGAACATGAGGTGGAAGCGAAACTTCCTCTCATCCAAGAAATTCAAAGATTGAAAAAGGAGAAGAATGCGGTTCTTCTCGGTCACAATTATATGACTCCGGACGTCTTTCACGGCGTATCCGATATTACGGGCGATTCTCTTTATTTAAGCAAGGTCGCGGCCGATACCGACGCCGATATCATTCTTTTCAACGGAGTTCACTTCATGGCGGAAACCGCAAAGCTTATGTCTCCGCAAAAGAAGGTTCTCATCGCGGATCTCAAAGCGGGTTGTTCTCTCGCCGAAAGCATCACGAGACAAGACGTCATCGACCTAAAACAAAAATATCCCGGAGTTCCGGTCGTTACCTACGTCAACTGCACCGCAGACGTGAAAGCGGAAACGGATATTTGCTGCACTTCCGCGAATGCGTTGCAAGTCGTGGAATCTTTGGAAAGCGATACAGTGATTTTTTTACCCGATCGTTATCTTGCGGCGAACGTTCAAAATCTTACCAAGAAAAAAATCATCACTCATCCCGGAAGCTGTATGGTTCACGAGATGTATTCCGCGGAAGATATCGAACTTACGAGAAGACAATTTCCCGGCGTTACGGTGATTTCGCATCCCGAATGTAAAACGGAAGTCGTCGATCATTCGGATTATTCCGGTTCCACTTCGCAGATGAGCGAATTTATTAAGAAGTCCGGAGCGAAGAACATCTTCCTGATCACCGAATGTTCGATGGGAGACAATCTTCGTTCCGAGTTTCCGGACAGACATTTCGTTTCCACTTGTCAGGTTTGCCCTCACATGAAACGGATCACGCTCGAAAAAATCAGGGACGCGCTTTTATACGATCAGTACGAGATTCATCTCGACCCGGAAGTGATCGAAAAGGGAAGAATGTCCGTGCAAAGAATGTTGGATCTTTCTTTTAAAAAGTGATCAAGAAAAAATCGTTTATCGGTCGTTAATCGAAATTTGCGTTTGGACCGAATGTGTCGCCTTTCACTCGAACGAAAACCATCGATCTGGATTCGGAAGAATCCGAAAAACGGAAATCATCGGCGTTCATGTTCCTTTTCGTTACAATATTCTTTTTTTATAATATTTTAGCGTCTTTGTCGGCGACTCCGGACAATAGCGAAATCCTTTTCGCGAATTATCCGAACAACGAAAAGGCGATGGAATTGAGACGTTTCAGCAAAGATGTTCAAAGAATAGCGATTCGAATCGACTTAGATAAACTCGTCGGATTTTCATCCGAACAGAAAAAGAAAATCAAAGAATCGATCTTAGAAGCGTTCGAAAAAGAATCTTACTTTCGCTTTATCGAAGTCCGGAATACGGCGCGTTCAAAACAAAAACAACGAAACGCCGGAAGGGATTCAGACAAAAAGCGACGAATCGAAACCGAAAAAATTCTGATGAAAGTTACCTTGGATCGTAAAGAATCGAAAAGCGACGAAAGCGAACTCGCAGAAATCGGCGTTTTCATCGAATTGATCCGCAGGGATGCGGGCGGAAAACGATTCGTTTCGCAGCCGCCATCCTCCGCAAATCCGAAAGAACTTAAGAATTTCATAATAAACTGGAAAAAGGATTTTTTTCCCTCGGAGGATTCGCTTACGATCGGAGAATTTTTCTGTTATGACCCGGACAAATCCATAAACGCATTGCTGGTCCGAGCCTGTTCCGATCTTTTAGATCATACGCGAAATCCGGGAAGGGTAAAATTCTTTTTAGACAAAGCCAAAAAGAAAGTCGGCACCGATCGGAGTTCCGAATCGGTTCAAAATCTTCTCGGCTACCATTTCGTATCGATCGGAGATTTCAAAAGCGCGGAAGAATGTTTCTTGAAAGCGAAATCTTCGGACGAGGATGTAAATCAAAATAATTACGATTCTACGATCCAAAAGGTTCGAGAATTAAGAAATCAATATTTCTATTATGAAACACGTCCTTGAAAAACCCGAAACGAATCGAAACTCAAATCGTATATAATCGGGAATCAAAATGTGTGGATAAATTCAGCTTGTAAATGACAGAGAACTCGGAGTTCTTGAAACGAGAACGGACGGAAATCGCATGTATAGAATCGGAAACGGAATCGACTTTCATAAATTAGAGATCAATCCGGGACGTCCTCTCATGCTCGGCGGGATCGAGTGCGAATCCGAATTTGCGCTCGTGGGTCATTCGGACGCGGACATCATTCTTCATGCGCTTTCGGACGCGATCCTGGGGGCGCTTGCATTAGGCGACATCGGACAATACTTTCCCGATACGGATCAAAAACTCAAGAATATGGACAGCAAGATCATTCTTTTCAAATGTCTGGAATTGATGAAGGAAAGAAATTTCGCGCTCGTCAACGTGGATTGCACCGTGATCGGAGAACGGCCGAAAATCGCTCCTCTCAAGGAAAGAATTACGAAATCCTTAAGTAGCCTTCTGGATCTTTCCGCGGATTGTGTTTCCGTGAAAGCGACCACGACCGAAAAGATGGGTGCCTTGGGAAGACAGGAAGGAATCGGGACGTTCTGCACGATCCTTTTGGGAAAAAAAACCTAATATCCTTCGATCGCAATCCGTTTGCGATCGAACTCATCCGGCCCATTACAACCGAAAATCACCGGAGCACGGTCCGTTACTTCTTCGCCGAATCTTCGAACGCGATCCGGGCGATTTCCGTTTTTGGAATATTCTTCTTTTCTTTTATGGTTTTCGGAACGCGCATATCGATCTTATGAAGGGTGGACTTTTGGATCGTGATTTTTTTACCTTCCAGATTTTCGATCGTCACTTCCTTGTCGTCCTGTCCGATCTGTTTTCCGTCGATGGTTGTTCCGTCGCGTAAATACGCGCGATCGGTAAAACCTCCCTTAGGATCGGGAACCATGGTTTCGACTTCGATGGAAGCATCGTCGAACCCGAGAATTTTCACCTGAATCAAAGGATCTCCCGATCTCAGATGAACGACTGCTTTTCCGGTCACCGCCATTTGATAAAGGGTTTGATCGATCGAAACCTTTTCGGGATTCCAGTTGTTCGCGAATAAATTCTCTTCGCAGAACTCGATCGTTCTGGTTCTACGGACCAACGTGATCGCCCATCCTCCGATCGCGGTTACCGCATAGTCTTTCCAATTGGTGATCTCGGTGACGCGTAACGTTTGTCCGGGCGCGGGAATCGGTTCCGGATTTCGAAACACGGGAACCAAACCGAACAAGAACGCGTAGAGAGGTTGCGCCGCGGCGACCTTGCAACTCGCCGCGTCCTCGGAAGCGAGAACGGTTCTGTGAGTTTTATCGGAACTGATGCGCTGATCGATTTTGCAATCGAATAGAAACACGCAAAACAGGATGAAAAGAAGAACGTGAATTTTATTTTTCATGAAAGAATCGACCTCGGAATTCAATAGAACTTTTTCGTTTCTCCGTAAGCGGAGGAGTTATCATAAGACCGTACGCTTCGATTAAGAAGCGAGATTATACACACATCGAATCGCTTTTCCCTTGCTGCTCTTCGTATGCGTGGTCGTGTTGCTCGCACCGCCGAATTGAATGACTTGCATCGTCGCGGAAGTACAACCTCCTGGAGAAAATGTCCAGTAGTATCCGTTTACGGTCTGAGGAAATAAGGTCGTATTGATCGTCGAACCCGTGTTACCCGGACACTGATCGGAGGTGCCGCAAGAAGACCCTTGCGAAAAAGAGGAGCAGGAAATCAACGTATTCAAATTGTCGAAAGTAGGGGATCGCATCACGAACGGAAGAGAAACGAGTTCGGGAGGCGCTAACGTAGTCTGCATGTCGTAACATGCGTTTTGAAATTCGGACATACCATAAGGATCACAAGAACCGTCATCCGTACCACAAAATGCGACATCGAGATTCGCTCCGTAGTTGTCGGCCTCGCTTCCCTTTCCTTGACAATCGTTAAAACCCGGTCTCCAGACCTGGCCGTAAGAACATTTCGTCCAAATCAGTGACGAAAGAACGACCGTGCCGTTGACTTTATCTCCGGCGGACGCACGCACAACGGTTACGGTATAATTCTGAGAATTTCCGTTTTCATCCGTGAATTTATAAATCACCGGATTCGAAAAATCCAGCGACGTGGTTCCCGAAACCTGTTGAACGCCTCCGACCTCCAATTTGGAATTTTCGGGAATCAAAAAAGTCGCCTTTAAGGAACTTACGTTAGTTGCGTTCGGGACCGCCACGGTAACGGCGGAATTCGGCTGATTCTCCGTAATCCCTCCTGCGCATTTTCCCGAAATACAAAACAACGGAAACGAAGCAGATAAGTCGAAACCGAAAGCTTGAATTCCGTTCGCACGGGGTTGAAACACCGCGGCCAACGCGATCGCTCTCTGCTGATCGCAATTCTTACATTCTTCCTTTGTGGGAAAGAACGTTTCGGAAACCGCCTGAGAAAGAGGATTTAAAAAACAATTCGTAAAGAAGGAACAAGATAGCAAAAGAAAAACTGTACACGCGATTCTTTTCATTTTACAGCGTATCCAAGCATACTATATTTTATCAGAAAGATTAAGCGGCAAGTTTCCGTCCCGGACTCCGCGATTCATAGAGAGCGGTGTCATTGCGTTTTCTTCGGGACAGGTTCTTATAATTTTCCAATAGGTGCAAGTGTATACCGATCGGAAATAACTTTCAGCTAAAAAAGGGGTTCTAACGGACGCTTGACGAAAAAAATTTCCGATTCTTCCGTTAATGCGACAAGAACCGATTATTTAGAATTTTTGAATAAAGCAAAAGAAGGTGGAAATCCCTCGTTTTAGTGATCGCCGATCGGCGTCGGAACGCGGATTCGGTTTCTAATCCGGCACTTCGAAGTTGAAGATTTCGGAAACATCCGGAGGGGCTTTTTTGTAGATCAACGCATCGGAACCGTCTTCGTAATAACGTTTTCGCACGTGGATTCTTTGAAAGCCGCAGGCTTCATACAAACCGATCGCGGGAAGATTGAGGGAACTCACTTCCAGGAAAAAACTCTTTTCCCGTTCGGAATTTAAAAGATATTCCAAAAGTTTTTTCGCGATTCCCTTCTTTCGATGACGAGGATCAACGGCGACACGATAGATTTCGATCTCTTCGCCGGAGAGTTTGTAAAGAATATAACAGAGATCAGTCGCTCCGATCGCGGACGCTTCGTCAAGATGAGAATATAACATTTCCGTTGTCCAAGCGCCGCTTCCAAAACACTCGACTTCCAGGACATTGAGCCAATCCAGATCCGTTTTATTCAGAATTCTCGCTTCCACTTCGGAAAACCGTTCTCGTTTTTAAGTCAAATTCTAGTTGCAGAAGTCCAATATTCAATCAGGATTCAACACTTACCTTTCGGAGGAACCGGAATTTCGAAAAAAAAATTCCCGCCGAAAGAACTGAATCAAGGAGTCTCTATGAAAAAAATAGGTAAAATCGTTTATGCGGTCCCTTTCGCGATTTTCGGATTGTTCCATTTTATCTCCGGTCCGGCGATGTCCGGAATCGTTCCTTCTTACATTCCATTTCCGATCATCTGGGTTTACATCACCGGTTTGGCATTGATTGCCGCTTCCGTTTCCATCATCACCGGAATCAAAACGCATCTCGCGACGATTCTTCTCGCGGTGCTTTTGGGAATTTTCGTGGTATTGGTGCATCTTCCCGGTGCGGCCGCAGGCAATCAAGCGTCCACGGTTTCTCTTTTGAAGGACGTTTCGCTTTTAGGAGCCGCTCTTTTGATCGCAGGCTCGACCAAAGATTGATTTTTTTCTTCATCAAAGCGGAGTTTCGGCTCCGCTTTTCTTCCTTTTTTCCCTAAAATTCAAACCGCAGATTCGATTTCCGAAACCGCATCATTTAAGAAGATGAGAATTTTTCGTTCAACCGATATTCTCATTAGGACTTTGTATTCGTTTCGAGGAAGTTTTATGATTCAGAAAATTCTCCGCATTCTTACCCTACTTTGTTTGTTTGTGTTCGGGTTCGTCTCCTGCGAACGATCCAAAAATTTCGGATTTCAAAACCGAGGCGATCGACCTCCCACGGTCGAAGACTTGGAAGCGTGGAAGGAAAGGCTCGCGATGGAAGAAGCCGAGATCATTGAACTGGAAAAGAAAATTTCCTCGATGGCGCAGAAGACACGATCGGCGGGAGCCTTGAGTTGGAAGATCGCGCAGGGTTATATGAAGATCGGCGACTACGATATGGGCGTGAAATTCTACAACCGCGCGCTCAAAGAAAACAACGAAGGGAAGAAGGTAGAGATCGTCGGAGCCGAACTTCATTTTTTCGAGCCCGCGATTCCGTATTTCGAAAAAGCGCTATTGTTAAAACCGGTCGATCAACAACTTCTTTTCGAAACCGCGCTCGCATACGCGAACGCTTCGAGGGATAGGGGCTGGGAAACGACTCGAAGACAGATCGCGATCGATTTGTTTACGCACCTCGCAATCCAAGATCCGCGGGATTCGCGGTTCCCGTATCAGCTCGCGTTGATCTACTTCGATTCTTCCATGCCGGATTCCTCTTGGGAAGGCGTTTCCGCTGGCTTTCACGACCAGGACAGGGCGCTGCGCATCATCGATGATATTATAAAAAAAGAATATAGAAACGTCCCCGCGCGTTTTGCGAAGGCGAACTTTCTTTACAGACTCGGAAAGGTCGAGGATTCCAAGGAAGAATATCTCAAGGTCAAAAAGACGATCGAAGAACTGAACGACGCGGGTCTTGTTCGGGGCGGCCTCGAAAAGAACGACTCGTATCAGAACGTTCTGCAAAACCTGAAAAAAATCGAAAGCGCGTCCAAGGAAGAATGAACCCGTTCGTCCTTTCGGATTCCGCCGTTGCAAGAGTTTGTCATAAAAATAGAATATTCGAAATTATGAATTCCTGGGAAGAATCGATTCCGTATCTGGAACGGCTTCTTCCCGCAACGGTTTTGGATCGAGCGTTTGCCGCTTCGGAAACGATTCCGCGCGCCTTGGAACGAACCGGTTTTTCCGTCCTTACGATCTTTGATCCGCAATATCCTGCACTTTTAAAGGAAATTTACGATCCTCCTTTGCTTTTGTTTTACAAAGGAAACTTGGACGTTTTGCAGGGAAACTTCGCCGCGGTTGTCGGAACGAGAAATCCTTCTCCGATTTCCGTATATGCTTGCGAGTTGTTTCCCTCTCATTTAAAGCGACAAGGTTTTTCGGGAGTCGTATCCGGACTTGCCAAAGGAATCGACGCCGCGGTCATGCACGCTTCCTTAGACAATACGTTAGACGTCATTGGGGTTATGGGAACCGGACCGGAAACAGAATATCCTTTTGAAAACAAAAAGCTTTATCAAAGAATGAAGTCATCCGATCGATCCTTGCTTCTCACCGAATATCCTCCGGGTCATAAAACGATGAAATATTCGTTTCCAAAACGAAACCGAATCGTGACCGGTCTTTGCGTCGACGTGTTTATCGTGGAAGCTCCGCAGAAATCGGGAGCGATTTCCTCCGCGCACAATGCCCTCGAACAAAACCGGAGGATCTTCGTGTTTTCCGATCCGCTCCAATCTCAGAATCAAGGCGGAGAAATTTTGATCGAAGACGGAGCCGAACGTCTCGATCTGCAAATCATCTCCTTGGGGATGCGCGAAGTCTTTCATATCAACGATCTTTTACCCGATTCTCAATCGAAAATCCCGGGAATGCTTGCAGAACTTTCAAAGAAGCGCTTTTCTGGCGAGTGGAAACCGATCGGTTCCGGTTATTATGCGAGAAAAACTTTTTTCCAACCTCTTCTCCCGGGATTTGAAACCGGTCCCGGCTTGGTCCCTGGGGTTTTATAGAATCATCCTCGGCGCCCTTCTTTTTATATTAGCATTTCGTTATTTTTCAAACGGATGGATCTCCCGGTATTTTTTGGATCCGGCGTTTCATTTTAAATTCTACGGTCTTTCGTGGATCGGGGTTCTTCCGGCATGGATTTTATACCCCCTTTTCGTTTCGCTTCTCTTTTTCGCGGTTTTTATCTCGTTGGGAATCTTTTACCGCGTCTCGGTACTTTGTTTCTTTCTGATTTTCTCCTACGTCAATCTTCTGGAAGTCGCCGTTTACCTGAATCATTATTATCTGATCTGTCTTCTTTTGTTTCTTTTGATCTGGATTCCGGCGGATAAGGCGCTGAACGTATTTCATATTTTTAGAATATTCAAAAGTCGCACGATTCAAGAGATCGATCCGATTCCCGCATGGAATCTTCATATCCTCCGATTTCAAGTCGGAGTCGTTTATTTTTTCGGAGGAATCGGAAAACTCGTCCCCGATTGGTTGTTCGACGCGCAACCCGTCCGGATTTGGCTTTTGCGGAATTCGGATATTCCGATTTTCGGACCTACGCTTTCCATGCCTGCCACCGGATATTTTTTCAGTTACGCCGGATTGATCTTCGACCTGAGCGTTCCGTTTCTTCTGTTGAACAAAAGAACGAGAGCCTTCGGATATTCATTAGTCTTAATATTCCATTTTTTGACTTGGAAGTTGTTTCCGATCGGAATGTTCCCTTGGGTGATGGTTTTAAACGCGACTTTGTTTTTTTCGCCCAAGTGGCCCGTGGATCTGTTCCAATTTCTCAAGTCGAAACGGATGCTTCCCGATCGGGAGAACATTCTGCATTTCTTATGGACTCGTTTTCCGATTCACTTTAGAAAATCGTTTTTCGCTTTCATCGAATCCTTTCTTACGCTTTTAGAATCCAAGTCGAACGCTTCCGAGTCCTTTCTTTTTGCGAAAGCGAAAAC of Leptospira sanjuanensis contains these proteins:
- a CDS encoding DUF2283 domain-containing protein, which produces MKITHYPETDSIYIDLSNRPSVETREINSDLNVDLDENGKPVGIDIHGHASKYVDITTILFEIAK
- a CDS encoding lipoprotein LipL41; the encoded protein is MRKLSSLIAVLVLLMFLGNCADTVDVEYPVFPKDKEGRALQKFLGTIRNVGLAVEPPKKSLWEAIFGEGSSFIDQMPSKVFEAFDKESYYKLTDLSKRADILNEATLSLTGITKSKAKIGNLIGAEAILYIGYQKPYTECGSENKIDAVAAGLKVAGFAASMATGREVNTGNDPVSKPTGVRYMLIPLDATLIKVDTGEVKKAVVSNPAKIFNSVGNLACPSVLDSFGQGLDEAAAYIKSRLSPLVKTEKIEIFVKDEDEEVKELLTEGYEEIQGETPSFKKAKEAWEKADKKAKGQSWGAKANLGTYYFSTGDFEKAIKLYEEAMKINGAKKSYLRELRKRVEATYAVDESNAK
- the ispF gene encoding 2-C-methyl-D-erythritol 2,4-cyclodiphosphate synthase; this encodes MYRIGNGIDFHKLEINPGRPLMLGGIECESEFALVGHSDADIILHALSDAILGALALGDIGQYFPDTDQKLKNMDSKIILFKCLELMKERNFALVNVDCTVIGERPKIAPLKERITKSLSSLLDLSADCVSVKATTTEKMGALGRQEGIGTFCTILLGKKT
- the nadA gene encoding quinolinate synthase NadA, which encodes MKTLDEVTKALKSTYMEHEVEAKLPLIQEIQRLKKEKNAVLLGHNYMTPDVFHGVSDITGDSLYLSKVAADTDADIILFNGVHFMAETAKLMSPQKKVLIADLKAGCSLAESITRQDVIDLKQKYPGVPVVTYVNCTADVKAETDICCTSANALQVVESLESDTVIFLPDRYLAANVQNLTKKKIITHPGSCMVHEMYSAEDIELTRRQFPGVTVISHPECKTEVVDHSDYSGSTSQMSEFIKKSGAKNIFLITECSMGDNLRSEFPDRHFVSTCQVCPHMKRITLEKIRDALLYDQYEIHLDPEVIEKGRMSVQRMLDLSFKK
- the lep gene encoding LipL41-expression chaperone Lep, whose translation is MTKATRNKPILLNWFNFRKSGRKSAFLISISVLSFLFLADCRKTPKEEECVQNQMHNVKLIAQASEDEIPSGMQQLMLKQILQPDMSRAIVLRCMSEKTLKQVQCELEKEKFSDLKECKKFGKEEVQ
- the ftsA gene encoding cell division protein FtsA, encoding MLEPRDRIIAALDLGTSLTKVVVARPISEYEVEIIGTGAYPSSGVKNGSIINIESTTRSIIEAVSEAELMSGQEISSVAVNITGKTVKADNSKGVVAITNRDRTVTEPDVVRVIEAAQAIRVPADQQILHVLSKEFSVDDQTSIRDPIGMTGVRLEAEVHIVTAGITAIHNLEKCVESSGLACEVMILSSLASSEAVLTSGEKDLGTAVLDIGAGICDLIVYVDGGISYSSVIPFGGINVTSDISIGLKTTLETAELLKKRYGHTVLSEIDPTETIEIPPISGRPARQVLREELVSIIEPRMREIFEMADRELEKSGKKGLLAGGVILTGGGSLLEGIDTLAEDVFRLTASRARPGGISGLAEKASSPEFSTVIGMIKYADRMTDMDQKSVDRSEGWTKKIRRWIEDNL
- the ftsZ gene encoding cell division protein FtsZ — encoded protein: MIRFEEESKTSPAVIKVFGVGGGGMNAVTRMSNSTLKGVEFAILNTDEQVLLRSPVENKIILGTKATRGMGAGGDPELGYKAAEEDKERIQSAVRGADMVFVTAGMGGGTGTGAAPVIAKIAKEMKCLVVGVVTLPFSFEGRRRMELARKGIEQLRSHVDTLILINNDSIFRVVDKNTPIDLAFQVIDDILLNAVRGISDIINNPGLINVDFADVKAIMRDTGDAVMGVGEGSGEGKVKEAVEFAINNSLLDSTSIAGASSLLINVSGGKDLTISDWNEVSGIITSQVDPNANIIIGLHEDENLSNKIRVTVIATGFNKRSSSGKLIQNQDLATRVQENYGFQKKAVGMTDNAAPEKKDYFQDDLGESNRNPGSLRYRSSNTSSPKAEDYDIPAYLRRNSSGP